The following are encoded in a window of Candidatus Tanganyikabacteria bacterium genomic DNA:
- a CDS encoding peptidase S8: MNPLRVHPAAIAATLAVLAGCGVNPGAQLQTGQASLMTAQAVPGQIMVKMKPGLNTSSLISAQSQLGLKALPTNASIAKLGWKVMAYDAGKIGAQSLLTTLSQNPGVAAVEPRYTLQLPKMQLQPQGDVQPVSYNDPMAKDQYALVKGDTARAHAITMGSAKTILSIVDTGVDWDHPDFQDADKKSRVAKGRDHVANNDNPRDGHGHGTHCAGSAAASVNNGEGVVGVAANVTILAEKVLSDYGSGSYDSVAGGIVHAADMGAKVISMSLGGSSTAKVLEDAVAYAISKDALLVAAMGNDGREKKSYPAALPGVMAVGSTDSADRRSSFSNMGSHISVGAPGSAILSTLPTFKNQIGKTDYGTLSGTSMATPFVAGIAALVRDLHPDWDYKAVQAKVEKAAEDLGTAGFDKEFGHGRVNAYRALLD; this comes from the coding sequence ATGAACCCCCTGCGCGTCCACCCCGCTGCGATCGCCGCCACGCTGGCCGTCCTGGCAGGCTGCGGAGTGAACCCCGGCGCCCAGCTCCAGACCGGGCAGGCCTCCCTGATGACCGCGCAGGCGGTGCCCGGCCAGATCATGGTCAAGATGAAGCCCGGTCTCAATACCTCCTCGTTGATCTCGGCCCAGAGCCAGCTTGGCCTCAAGGCCCTGCCGACCAACGCGTCGATCGCCAAGCTCGGCTGGAAGGTCATGGCCTACGATGCCGGCAAGATCGGCGCCCAGTCGCTCCTCACGACCCTCTCGCAGAACCCCGGCGTGGCCGCCGTCGAGCCCCGCTACACCCTGCAGCTTCCCAAGATGCAGCTCCAGCCGCAGGGCGACGTGCAGCCCGTCAGCTACAACGACCCGATGGCCAAGGACCAGTACGCCCTCGTCAAGGGCGACACCGCCCGGGCGCACGCCATCACCATGGGCAGCGCCAAGACCATCCTGTCCATCGTGGACACCGGCGTGGACTGGGATCACCCCGATTTCCAGGATGCCGACAAGAAGAGCCGGGTCGCGAAGGGCCGCGACCACGTCGCCAACAACGACAACCCGCGTGACGGCCACGGCCACGGCACGCACTGCGCAGGGTCCGCGGCGGCCAGCGTCAACAACGGCGAAGGCGTCGTCGGGGTCGCCGCAAACGTCACGATCCTCGCCGAGAAGGTTCTGTCCGACTACGGTTCCGGCTCGTACGACAGCGTCGCCGGCGGCATCGTCCACGCGGCCGACATGGGCGCCAAGGTCATCAGCATGAGCCTGGGCGGCAGCAGCACGGCGAAGGTCCTCGAGGACGCGGTCGCCTACGCCATCTCCAAGGACGCCCTCCTGGTCGCCGCGATGGGCAACGACGGCCGCGAGAAGAAGAGCTACCCGGCCGCCCTGCCGGGCGTGATGGCCGTCGGTTCGACCGACTCGGCCGATCGCCGCAGCAGCTTCTCCAACATGGGCAGCCACATCTCGGTCGGCGCCCCCGGTAGCGCCATCCTCTCGACCCTGCCGACCTTCAAGAACCAGATCGGCAAGACCGACTACGGGACGCTCTCGGGCACCTCGATGGCCACCCCGTTCGTCGCCGGCATCGCCGCCCTGGTGCGCGACCTGCATCCGGACTGGGATTACAAGGCCGTCCAGGCCAAGGTCGAGAAGGCCGCCGAGGATCTCGGCACCGCCGGCTTCGACAAGGAATTCGGCCACGGCCGGGTCAACGCCTACCGGGCGCTGCTCGACTAG
- a CDS encoding HlyC/CorC family transporter, producing the protein MLAALFSAAEAALTGLNRVKLRQRLDEGIPAAKLVADLSEHPQRLMSTVLLVNTLSTVIVAVLGAHVSHQILAGSRYEAFSALIAIAVLAPLVLVVGEIVPKSVATARAQDVAEWIARPVSLVMAVLRPLVGAALVLAMPFIRLLGGREALATPRYTEEELRTLVEIGEEQGALEDVEATLVTSALAFDDTTVDAVLTPRVDIVAIPEDAPLESVLKLIAEQGYSRLPVIRENVDDIIGILHVKDLLVAMSRREPIDLAQWIRPAYSVPENKKLHELLKEMQQQGIEMAIVSDEYGGTAGLVTQEDILEQIVGELRDEYDEEQDAIRRIRDGLAQADGMTAISELNDTLGIELPVNGYQTIGGLVINSLGRVARVGDVVEPAEGVKVTVKSLKGIRVQQVLVEYQTGIDGTEP; encoded by the coding sequence TTGCTGGCGGCGCTGTTCTCGGCGGCCGAAGCGGCGCTGACGGGTCTGAATCGCGTGAAACTGCGACAACGCCTGGACGAAGGAATCCCGGCGGCGAAACTGGTCGCCGACCTGTCCGAGCATCCGCAACGGCTGATGTCCACCGTGTTGCTGGTAAACACCCTCTCGACCGTCATCGTCGCGGTACTCGGCGCCCACGTCAGCCACCAGATCCTCGCGGGCAGCCGGTACGAGGCTTTCTCGGCCCTCATCGCCATCGCCGTCCTCGCTCCCCTGGTCCTGGTTGTCGGGGAGATAGTCCCCAAATCGGTCGCGACCGCCCGCGCGCAGGACGTGGCAGAATGGATCGCCCGCCCGGTGTCGCTCGTGATGGCGGTGCTGCGGCCCCTCGTGGGCGCGGCCCTGGTGCTGGCGATGCCCTTCATCCGCCTGCTCGGCGGTCGGGAGGCGCTGGCGACGCCGCGCTACACCGAGGAGGAGCTGCGCACGCTGGTGGAGATCGGCGAGGAGCAAGGCGCGCTCGAGGATGTCGAGGCCACCCTGGTGACCTCGGCGCTGGCGTTCGACGATACCACCGTGGACGCGGTCCTCACGCCGCGCGTGGACATCGTGGCCATCCCCGAGGATGCGCCCCTCGAGAGCGTGCTAAAGCTCATCGCCGAGCAGGGCTACTCGCGCCTGCCGGTCATTCGCGAGAATGTCGACGACATCATCGGCATCCTGCACGTGAAGGACCTCCTGGTCGCGATGTCGCGGCGCGAGCCGATCGATCTGGCGCAGTGGATTCGCCCGGCCTACTCGGTGCCGGAGAACAAGAAGCTGCACGAACTGCTCAAGGAGATGCAGCAGCAGGGCATCGAGATGGCGATCGTCAGCGACGAGTATGGCGGCACGGCGGGCCTGGTGACCCAGGAAGACATCCTGGAGCAAATCGTCGGCGAGTTGCGCGACGAGTACGACGAAGAGCAGGACGCCATCCGCCGCATCCGCGACGGCCTGGCGCAGGCGGACGGCATGACGGCCATCTCGGAGCTCAACGACACGCTCGGCATCGAGTTGCCGGTCAACGGCTACCAGACCATCGGCGGCCTGGTCATCAATTCGCTCGGCCGGGTCGCCCGCGTGGGCGACGTGGTCGAACCCGCCGAGGGCGTGAAGGTCACGGTCAAGTCGCTCAAAGGGATCCGCGTGCAGCAGGTTCTCGTCGAATATCAGACGGGTATAGACGGCACAGAACCCTAG